One Hordeum vulgare subsp. vulgare chromosome 4H, MorexV3_pseudomolecules_assembly, whole genome shotgun sequence DNA window includes the following coding sequences:
- the LOC123447104 gene encoding protein LURP-one-related 6-like produces MRRSHGTLPHSNRSIYSLLDALPRLVQLFYTCMRRLSIHRWTMGAHTLLTPVVSKIFCSSLQAALLVRRRPPAVTGGGFVVTDREQRVVFSVDGCGIIGAAGQLVVRDADGTAILFIHKKGGVVQALSVHNRWRGYLMDYGEPSKPVFSLQDPKPVLSCAAGDVRVTVEPKAGRKRHWDYEVTGSFAHRACAVKSRGGHVVAQIGVKGMMAGRDFYHVVVQPGYDQAFVIGVIAILDNMNGESTRC; encoded by the exons ATGAGGAGGAGTCATGGGACACTTCCACACTCAAatcgctctatttattccctcctTGATGCATTGCCCCGACTTGTTCAGTTGTTCTACACGTGCATGCGCAGGCTATCCATCCATCGTTGGACCATGGGTGCGCACACGCTTCTCACCCCGGTCGTCAGCAAGATCTTCTGCAGCTCCCTGCAGGCCGCGCTCCTAGTCCGCCGCCGCCCCCCCGCCGTCACCGGAGGCGGCTTCGTCGTCACCGACCGCGAGCAGAGGGTCGTCTTCAGCGTCGACGGCTGCGGCATCATCGGCGCCGCCGGGCAGCTCGTCGTCAGGGACGCCGACGGCACCGCCATCCTCTTCATCCACAAGAAG GGAGGAGTCGTCCAAGCGCTGAGCGTCCACAACCGGTGGAGAGGGTATCTCATGGACTACGGCGAACCCAGCAAGCCGGTGTTCAGCTTGCAGGACCCCAAGCCGGTGCTCAGCTGCGCGGCCGGCGACGTCCGGGTCACCGTCGAACCCAAGGCGGGGAGGAAGCGGCACTGGGACTACGAGGTCACCGGATCCTTCGCCCACAGGGCATGCGCCGTCAAAAGCCGAGGAGGCCACGTCGTGGCACAG ATTGGGGTGAAGGGGATGATGGCCGGCAGGGACTTCTACCATGTGGTGGTGCAGCCGGGTTATGACCAGGCCTTTGTGATCGGCGTAATTGCCATCCTCGACAACATGAATGGGGAATCCACAAGGTGTTGA